One Amaranthus tricolor cultivar Red isolate AtriRed21 chromosome 10, ASM2621246v1, whole genome shotgun sequence genomic window carries:
- the LOC130825067 gene encoding antiviral protein II/III-like — protein sequence MKMKKITNLVYILVAITTSVILQWTCNAADLTFIVTRTATSQSYSTLLNSFRDKVKDPKLTGTYGFQNNLPVVAAPTKPPKYLYIDIQADNGIITAAFDKNDLYYVGYAHTADGVKKVRLFKGDPADLKLIFPDVKDQKNRYNSSITGNYNDLGDRASVGLGAKPLNKFINEEIYTKKKFDITTDKKLALMVIQTIAEAARFTYIEGEIVSKFSDNSGFKCNDKAKSLENNWEKTSKTVKDSTGPRIDLELKENGKVVWKWLQVGELVDVIGILKYLK from the coding sequence atgaagatgaaaaagatAACAAATTTGGTTTATATCCTGGTAGCCATTACAACAAGTGTGATCCTTCAATGGACTTGCAATGCAGCAGATCTAACATTCATTGTGACTAGGACTGCTACCAGCCAAAGCTACTCCACACTATTGAATAGCTTTCGAGATAAAGTTAAAGATCCAAAACTAACAGGAACTTATGGATTTCAAAACAATTTACCAGTTGTAGCTGCACCAACAAAACCTCCTAAGTATCTTTACATTGATATTCAGGCAGATAATGGAATAATCACTGCTGCATTTGATAAAAACGATCTCTATTATGTGGGTTATGCTCACACTGCAGATGGAGTCAAGAAAGTACGTCTCTTCAAAGGCGATCCAGCTGACCTAAAGTTGATTTTTCCCGACGTTAAAGATCAAAAAAATCGATATAATTCGAGTATTACTGGAAACTATAATGATCTTGGAGATCGAGCCTCCGTAGGGTTGGGAGCTAAACCACTTAATAAGTTTATTAATGAAGAAATctatacaaaaaagaaatttgatATAACAACAGATAAAAAGCTAGCGCTTATGGTCATCCAAACTATTGCAGAAGCAGCGCGATTTACATATATTGAGGGTGAAATCGTGAGTAAATTTAGTGATAATAGTGGATTCAAATGTAATGATAAAGCCAAGTCACTGGAGAACAATTGGGAAAAAACCAGTAAAACTGTCAAGGATTCTACTGGTCCTAGAATTGATTtggaattaaaagaaaatggtaaaGTAGTCTGGAAATGGTTACAAGTCGGAGAATTAGTTGATGTCATCGGTATCCTTAAATATCTAAAGTAG